CCGGCTTCGCGACCACTTCGGCCGGTCCATCGCCCAGGGCCTCGACCCCGCCCGCCACCGGTCGGAAGAAGCCCGCGTAGACCTCCTGCTTGCGCGCGTCGAGGATCGGCACCACCGCCGCCGCGTCCGGCGCCAGCCGCGCCGCGGCGAGCGCCATGGCCTCGAGGGAGGAGGCGCCGGCGAGGGGGATCTCCGCGCCGTAGGCGAGGCCCTTGCCGGTGGCCAGCGCGATCCGGAGGCCCGTGAAGCTGCCGGGTCCGAGGCTGACCGCGACGCCGTCGAGGCCGGCCAGCGTCAGGCCGGTCTCCCCGAGGAGCTCGTCGACCCACCCGGGGAGCAGCGTGGAGTGGTTCGGCCCGCTCGCGCCCCGGTCGCGACTGGCGAGGGTCCGCCACGACCCGTCCGCCTCGAGGCGGACGAGGGCGACGGAGATCGAGAGCGTGGAGGTGTCGATGCCGAGGAGGGTCTGCGAAGCCAAGAGCTATCCCGCGAGGAAGTAGCGGACGACGTCGTTCTTGAGCGCGAACACCATGAGCGTCAGCAGCATCGCCAGTCCGACGGCGTTGGTGATCTCCCGCGCGCGCATGGACAGCGGCTTGCGGCGGATCGCCTCGATCCCGGCCTGCACGATGTGCCCGCCGTCGAGCACCGGCACGGGGAAGAGGTTCACGAGGCCCAGGTTGATCGAGACCATCGCCATGGTGTGGAGGAAGATCTCCCAGCCCTGATCGGCCGCCTTGGTGGCGATGTCGTAGATCTGCAGCGGACCGCCGACGTTCTTGAAGGCGATCTGCCCGGTGACGATCATCCCCATCCCGCGCGCGATCTTCCGGGCCACCTCCCAGGTGGAACCGACGGCCATCTGCGCCGCGAGCAGCGGCCGGAACGGGACCTTCACCACCGGTGCGGCGACCGCGGGGAGACCGCCGTACGCACCGAACGTGTAGACGGTCACGGGCCGATCGCGGAGCTCGTCGGTCTCGGTCTTCGCCGCCTGGGCGAGGGTGAGGGAGCGGGTCTCGCCGTCGCGGACGAGGTCGAGCGTGAACGGCTTGTCGGCCTTCTCCCGCTGCGCCGCCTCCACCTGCTGCCAGGTCTCGAGGGCGCTGCCGTCGAGAGACAGCAGGCGATCGCCGCGGACGAGCCCCGCCTCGGCGGCGGGCGTGCCGGGGGCCACCCGCGACACGTAGAGCTCGGCGGACTCGACGCCGAGGGAGGCGCCCTCCTCCGGCTGGATCGTGATCTTCACCGGCTCGGGGACCGGGAGGTCCACCGGGCCTGCGGCGACAGCGTCGCCGCGGAGCGCGAGCACCTCAAAGGGCGCGCCGGCCTCCAGCTTGGACTTCAGCCGAGCCAGCGCCTGGTCGATCGAGCCCACTTCCTCGCCGTCGATCTTCGCGATCCGGTCGAAGGTTCGCAGGCCCGCGCCGTGGACGAGCCCGCCCGGGCTCACGCCGACGACCGGCGCCGCGGGGTTGGGGCTCACGCCGATCTTGCCCACGCGGACGGGCTCGATCGGATCGGGCTCAAGGTAGGAGTCGGGCGTGACGGTGAAGGTGGTGTTGGCGCCGTCGCGGTCCACGACCACGACGAGGGGCTTGCCCGCGCTCGGATCCACGAAGCGGCGCAGATCCTGGAAGGCGTAAATGGGCTCGCCGTCGATGGAGACGATCCGATCGCCCGGCTTCAGGCCGGCCTTCGCCGCGGGCATCCCCGCGATCACCTGGCCGACGTGCGGCGCCACCGCCTCGGTCTGCGCGGCGAAGACCGCGAAATAGGCCATCAGCGGGAAGATCAGGTTGAAGGCCGGGCCGGCGAAGGCGATCGCCATCCGCTTCCAGGGCCGCTGCTCGAGGAAGCCCCGCCCCTTGTCGGCGGCGTCCAGCGGCGTGGAGGGATCGTCCCCCGCCATCTTCACGTAGCCGCCGAGAGGCAGCAGAGAGAGGCGGTACTCGGTCTCTCCCCAGGTGAAGCCCAGCAGGCGGGGCCCGAAGCCCAGGGAGAACTTCAGCACCTTGACCCGGAAGGCCTTGGCCACCAGGAAGTGCCCGAGCTCGTGGAAGAAGATCAGGCCTCCGAGGAGGACGGCTACCGAGACGATGTGGAGCGGAAAGCTCATATCGGCTGTAACCCTAACCTTTCGAGAACCTTCCGGCCAGCCAACCGTCGGCCGATCGCCGGCCCTCGTCGGACGCCGCGATCGCGTCGTCCACCGAGGCGACGGGTCGCGCCGAATGGGCCTCGAGGGCATGTGAGATGGCGGCGGCGATCCCCGGGAAGGGGATCTTGCCCGCCAGGAACGCGGCGACCGCCGCCTCGTCGGCCCCGCTCACCACGGCGGGAGCCGTTCCCCCGATCCGCAGCGCCTCGTAGGCGAGCTCGTAGGCCGGGAAGCGGCGGGGATCGGGCTCCTCGAAGGCGAGCTTCCCCAGGGCCGGCAGGTCGAGGGGCGGCAGGCCGAGCGGGAGCCTGGGGCCCGGCCACGTGAGGGCGTAGGCGATCGGGCCGCGCATGTCGGGGGTGCCGAGCTGCGCCACGACGCTGCCGTCGACGTACTCGACCATCGAGTGCACCACGGACTCCGGGTGGACGACGATCGAGATCTGCTCGGGAGGCAGGTCGAAGAGCCACCGCGCCTCGATCACCTCGAGCCCCTTGTTCATCAGGGTGGCGGAGTCGACGGTGATCTTGGCGCCCATGGACCAGTTCGGGTGCTTGAGCGCCTCCGCGGGCGTGCAGGCCTCGATGCGGTCGGCGTCCCAGGTGCGGCAGGGGCCCCCGCTCGCGGTGAGGACCAGGCGCCGCACGTCGTCGCGGTTGTGCCCGACCAGGCACTGGAAGATCGCCGAGTGCTCGCTGTCCACCGGGAGGATCGGCGCGCCCGTGCGCTTCGCCTGGGCCATGAGGTACTCGCCGGCGAGGACCATCGACTCCTTGTTGGCGAGGCCCACCACCTTGCCCGCGTCCACCGCGGCGGCGGTCGGGAGCATGCCCGCGCTGCCGGCGATCGCCGCCAGCACGAAGTCCACCTCCGGGAGCGAGGCGATCGCGCAGGCGCCGCGGGATCCCACGAGGACCTCCGGCTGCGGATCGCCGGCACCGAGGAGGCCGGAGAGGGCGCGAGCCCCCGCCTCGTCCCCAACGGAGACCACCTTCGGCTGGAAGGCGCGGATCTGGGCGGCGAGCACGTCGACCCGGCCACCGGCAGCGAGGCCCACGACCTCGAAGCGGTCCGGGAAGCGGCCGACCACGTCGAGGGCGCTGGTCCCAATCGAGCCGGTCGAACCGAGGATGGAGATCTTGCGGCGTGTCATCGGGCCCCCCTCCACTGGCTACGCGAGGGTACGGATGAAGTGGGCGTAGGCGAAGACCCACGGCGCCACGAACATCAACGCGTCGACTCGGTCGAAGATGCCGCCGTGGCCCGGCATGATCCGGCCGGAGTCCTTCACGCCGAAGGCGCGCTTGAGCATCGACTCCGAGAGGTCCCCGAGGGGCCCGAGGACGCCGCCGACCACGCCGACGATCACGCAGTCCCAGAAATGGAGGACCTCGACCGCGTAGATCCACTTGATCAGGAAGCAGATCAGGACCGAGCTGGCCATCCCGCCGACAAAGCCCTCCCAGGTCTTGTTGGGGCTGATCAGGGGATAGAGCTTGTGGCGGCCGAATAGGCGCCCGGCGAAGTAGGCGCCGGTGTCGTTCGCCCACGTGACCCCGATGGCCACCAGCGTCCACGTGATCCCGGCGTGGCCGGGCATGGCGCGCAGGGCCACCACGGCGCCCAGGCCGAGACCGGCATAGCCGGGCATCAGCGCGACGAACCCGGACGAGGCCGCGGCCTTGCGGAGATCCCCGTCCGGCGGAAAGAGCGTGTAGAGCGCCACCGAGGCCAGGGGCACGAGCACGAGCACGCCGAGCGCGCCGGGCCAGCGGGTGTCGATGGAGGCGCCGATCCACGCGAGGGAAGCGCTGGCGACCAGTCCGAGGATCGCGGCGGGATGCGACGCCCGCACGCCGGCCATCTTGTAGAACTCGCTGGCGACCATGACGATCGCGAAGACCACCAGGAGGATCGCGGCGATCCCGCCCAGCCACAGCAGGCCCAGCACGATTGGCAGGAGCAGCAGGGCCGAGGCGACTCGGAGGACGAGGTTGCGATTCTTGTCGTTCATTCAGCCAATCGTCCCGCGCACCTGGGCGCCGGTGAGACCGAACCTCCGCTCGCGCTTTCGGTAGTCCAGAAGTGCCGAGAAGAAGGCCTCCTCCCGGAACTCGGGCCAGAGGGCCTCCGTCACCAGGATCTCCGCGTAGGCGATCTGCCAGGGCAGGAAATTCGAGACCCGCAGCTCGCCGCTGGTGCGGATGCAGAGGTCGAGGTCGGGGAGCGCCGCGCTGTGGAGTCTCGAGGCGAAGGCCTCGGCGTCGACGTCGGCGGGCCTCAGCCGACCTGCCGCGACATCTTCCGCGATCCGCCTGGCGGCGTGGACCAGCTCCTCCCTGCCGCCGTAGCTCAGGGCCAGGGTGAGGATCATCCCGTCGTTGGCGCTCGAGTCGCGGGCGAGGTCGTTCAAGACCTCCCGGACACCAGCGGGAAGCGCGTCGAGATCGCCTACGGCGCGCAGGCGGATCCCGTTCTCCATCACGGTGGGCCGCTCCTGGAGGAGGTAGAGGCGGAGGAGCTCCATCAGGCCCTCGACCTCGTCCCCGGGCCGGGCCCAGTTCTGCGCGGAGAAGGCGTAGAGCGTGAGGGCCTTCACCCCCACCTCCCGGGCCGCCGTCGTGATCGCCCGGACGCTCTCGGAGCCGACTCGATGCCCCTCGAGACGGGGCAACCCGCGAAGCTCGGCCCACCGGCCGTTTCCGTCCATGATGATGCCGACGTGCGCCGGCACCTCGCCCGCTGCGAGCTGGGCGCGAAGGTCTGTCTCCCGCTGGGTCATCACCGGCGGCGGACCCTAGCGAGGCCACTATGCAAGGTCAAGGTTCGGACGCTTTGACGCTCCGCCCGATGTAGCGCTACAGTTCGATGGTGCCCCCTCGGCTCGTCGGCCCCTACCGCATCGTATCCACCCTGGGGAAAGGCGGGATCGGCACCGTCTTTCGCGCCAGCGACCGCCGTACCGGCGACGAGGTGGCGCTCAAGCTCCTCTCCACCGGACCCGCCCTCGAGCCCGCGGCCGCCAAGCGCATGGCGCGGGAGTTCGAGACCCTCGCGCGCCTCGCTCACCCCAACGTCGTCCGCGTCTTCGACGCCGGTGTCCACAGAGGCTACCCCTACCTGGTGATGGAGCTGGTCGAGGGCCTCGACCTGCGCAGCTACCTCGAGAT
The Vulgatibacter incomptus DNA segment above includes these coding regions:
- the tsaB gene encoding tRNA (adenosine(37)-N6)-threonylcarbamoyltransferase complex dimerization subunit type 1 TsaB — its product is MASQTLLGIDTSTLSISVALVRLEADGSWRTLASRDRGASGPNHSTLLPGWVDELLGETGLTLAGLDGVAVSLGPGSFTGLRIALATGKGLAYGAEIPLAGASSLEAMALAAARLAPDAAAVVPILDARKQEVYAGFFRPVAGGVEALGDGPAEVVAKPERVAERLASLEGPLVLLGEGYFAYRAIFDEATAGLRAPPLDGLPETPPAAEVAVLGFRTPQTFSKSAIFALEPHYLRPSEAELKRQAS
- the rseP gene encoding RIP metalloprotease RseP; the encoded protein is MSFPLHIVSVAVLLGGLIFFHELGHFLVAKAFRVKVLKFSLGFGPRLLGFTWGETEYRLSLLPLGGYVKMAGDDPSTPLDAADKGRGFLEQRPWKRMAIAFAGPAFNLIFPLMAYFAVFAAQTEAVAPHVGQVIAGMPAAKAGLKPGDRIVSIDGEPIYAFQDLRRFVDPSAGKPLVVVVDRDGANTTFTVTPDSYLEPDPIEPVRVGKIGVSPNPAAPVVGVSPGGLVHGAGLRTFDRIAKIDGEEVGSIDQALARLKSKLEAGAPFEVLALRGDAVAAGPVDLPVPEPVKITIQPEEGASLGVESAELYVSRVAPGTPAAEAGLVRGDRLLSLDGSALETWQQVEAAQREKADKPFTLDLVRDGETRSLTLAQAAKTETDELRDRPVTVYTFGAYGGLPAVAAPVVKVPFRPLLAAQMAVGSTWEVARKIARGMGMIVTGQIAFKNVGGPLQIYDIATKAADQGWEIFLHTMAMVSINLGLVNLFPVPVLDGGHIVQAGIEAIRRKPLSMRAREITNAVGLAMLLTLMVFALKNDVVRYFLAG
- a CDS encoding 1-deoxy-D-xylulose-5-phosphate reductoisomerase, yielding MTRRKISILGSTGSIGTSALDVVGRFPDRFEVVGLAAGGRVDVLAAQIRAFQPKVVSVGDEAGARALSGLLGAGDPQPEVLVGSRGACAIASLPEVDFVLAAIAGSAGMLPTAAAVDAGKVVGLANKESMVLAGEYLMAQAKRTGAPILPVDSEHSAIFQCLVGHNRDDVRRLVLTASGGPCRTWDADRIEACTPAEALKHPNWSMGAKITVDSATLMNKGLEVIEARWLFDLPPEQISIVVHPESVVHSMVEYVDGSVVAQLGTPDMRGPIAYALTWPGPRLPLGLPPLDLPALGKLAFEEPDPRRFPAYELAYEALRIGGTAPAVVSGADEAAVAAFLAGKIPFPGIAAAISHALEAHSARPVASVDDAIAASDEGRRSADGWLAGRFSKG
- a CDS encoding phosphatidate cytidylyltransferase, translated to MNDKNRNLVLRVASALLLLPIVLGLLWLGGIAAILLVVFAIVMVASEFYKMAGVRASHPAAILGLVASASLAWIGASIDTRWPGALGVLVLVPLASVALYTLFPPDGDLRKAAASSGFVALMPGYAGLGLGAVVALRAMPGHAGITWTLVAIGVTWANDTGAYFAGRLFGRHKLYPLISPNKTWEGFVGGMASSVLICFLIKWIYAVEVLHFWDCVIVGVVGGVLGPLGDLSESMLKRAFGVKDSGRIMPGHGGIFDRVDALMFVAPWVFAYAHFIRTLA
- the uppS gene encoding polyprenyl diphosphate synthase, producing the protein MTQRETDLRAQLAAGEVPAHVGIIMDGNGRWAELRGLPRLEGHRVGSESVRAITTAAREVGVKALTLYAFSAQNWARPGDEVEGLMELLRLYLLQERPTVMENGIRLRAVGDLDALPAGVREVLNDLARDSSANDGMILTLALSYGGREELVHAARRIAEDVAAGRLRPADVDAEAFASRLHSAALPDLDLCIRTSGELRVSNFLPWQIAYAEILVTEALWPEFREEAFFSALLDYRKRERRFGLTGAQVRGTIG